TAGCCGTTCTGCATGATCACCAGCACGCCGTCGGCGCGGTTGAACAACGCCGAGGACACGCCGGACAGCAGCCCGTTGTGCCAGAACCCGCCGTCGCCCATCACCGTCAGCGTCCGCCGCCCCATGAAAGAGCCGACGCCGGCGGCGGCGGCCAGAGACATCCCGTAGCCGAGGATGGAGTTGCCGAGGCTGAACGGCGCGAACGTCGCGAAGGAGTGGCAGCCGATGTCGGTCGAGACGTGCAGCTTGCCGATCCGACGCTCGACCAGCTTGATCGCGGTGAACACCGGGCGTTCGGGGCAGCCCGTGCAGAACCCCGGCGGCCGCAGCGGCAGCGCGCCGACGGCGGCCAGCGCCCGAGCGCGCCGTTCCCGCCCGGCGGCGAACCGCGCCGCGTGCGCCGAGAGGTCGACGTCCGGCCGCGCCTCGGCCAGGAACCGCAGGAGCCCGTCGGTGAGCACCTCGGCGGTGTACTCGCCGGCCATCGGAAACGGATCCTTGCCGCGCACGCGCGTCTGGATGTCGGCCTTGCGCAGGATCGAGTCGATCGCGGTCTCGAGGAAATTGGGACTGCCCTCCTCCACGACGAGGACGTGTCGCTTGCCGGCGCAGAAGCCGGCGATCTGGTCGGGAACGAGCGGATGGACGACGTTGAGGACCAGCGTCGGCACCCGCGTGTCGCCGAACGCGTCCGCCAGGCCGAGTCGCTCCAACGCGCGCAGCGCGACGTTCGTCAAGCCGCCCTGCACGATCAGTCCGACGTCGTCGAGATCGCCCGGAAGGACTTCGTTGAGGCCCTCCTCGACGATGAACCGCCGCGCGGCCGGCATGCGGACCTCGAACTTCACGCGCTCCTGCGCGTAGGTCGACGGCGGATGCGAGAGCTTGGCGTAGTCGTGCGCCGCCGGCTCGGCGAGCAGGTGGTTGCGCGAGATCGCCGGCGCGACGTTACGCCGGGCCGTGAACTCCCCGGTCACGTGGCAGGCGCGGATGCGCAGATCGAGCATGACCGGCGTGCTGGACCGCTCCGACAGCTCGAAGCCCTTCTCCACCAGCTTGACGATGGTCGGCAGGTCGGGGCGGGGATCCATCAGCCAGACGGAGGATTTCAACGCGTAGGCCTGGGTCCGCTCCTGGATGACGGAAGCGCCCTCGCCGTAGTCCTCGCCCACGACGATCAGCGCGCCGCCGACGACGCCCGCCGAAGCGAGGTTCGACAGCGCGTCCGAGGCGACGTTGGTGCCGACGATCGATTTCCACGTGACGCAGCCGCGGATCGGGTAGTTGATCGACGCCGCCAGCAGCGCCGCGGCCGACGCCTCGTTGGCGCAGGTCTCCAGATGGACGCCGAGTTCGTCGAGCAGGTCCTGGGCGTCGACCAGAACGTCCACGAGGTGCGATACCGGCGCGCCCTGATAGCCGCCGACGTAACCCACGCCGGATTGCAGGATCGCCTTGGTGACCGCGAGGATGCCTTCGCCGCGGAACGTCTCGCCGTCGCCGAGCCGTAGCGACTTGACCTCTTCGCTGAACGACCGCTCGGCCATTCCCGTTCCCCGCTCCGCGGGCGCGCCCGTGGCGTTCCCGACATCGTTGGATCGACCTAAGGCGCGGCTCGGGCCGGTGTCAAACGCTTTCCCCGGGCGCCGCCGCGATCACGCGCCGCGCCGCCGCCGTCGTCGGTCCGGCGGTCTCGGCGCGAAGCCCGCGGCGCGGTACTTGCGCAGCAGCAGGCGGAACGGCGCCATCATCGCCTCGACAAGCTCCGGGCGACGTTCGAGCGCGGCCAGCGCCAGAGCGCCCGCCTCCAGCGTCGACACGCTCTCGCGCCGCGGTTCGCGCCGCAGCGCGCCATAGAGCGAGGGCGATTCAGGATTGACAATGAAGCGGCGGCACTTGAGCAGCCAGGCGTTGCGCCACCACAGCGCCTTCGCCTGCGACCAGTTGCCATCGAGCAGGACGATCCCGTCGATGCCTTCGAGCGCCGCCGACTGCTCCGCCATGGGCGCGCCTTCGCCGTCGACGGCGACCAGAGGGCCGAGTCCCCGCGGCGGCGCCTGCTTCGCCGTGCCGAGATAGAGCGCGCCCCAGCGACGGGGATCGGCATCGGCGCCGAGCGCGCGGGACAGGTTCGGCCACGACAGGCCGGTCCGCAGCGTCGCCCGCTCCAGCTGCCTCGTCAGGATGCCCGCGGTGCCCAGTAGCTTGTCCTGCTCCTGCGGGTGCCTCAGCACCAGCACGTGGACGCGG
The genomic region above belongs to Rhodospirillales bacterium and contains:
- a CDS encoding indolepyruvate ferredoxin oxidoreductase subunit alpha, whose amino-acid sequence is MAERSFSEEVKSLRLGDGETFRGEGILAVTKAILQSGVGYVGGYQGAPVSHLVDVLVDAQDLLDELGVHLETCANEASAAALLAASINYPIRGCVTWKSIVGTNVASDALSNLASAGVVGGALIVVGEDYGEGASVIQERTQAYALKSSVWLMDPRPDLPTIVKLVEKGFELSERSSTPVMLDLRIRACHVTGEFTARRNVAPAISRNHLLAEPAAHDYAKLSHPPSTYAQERVKFEVRMPAARRFIVEEGLNEVLPGDLDDVGLIVQGGLTNVALRALERLGLADAFGDTRVPTLVLNVVHPLVPDQIAGFCAGKRHVLVVEEGSPNFLETAIDSILRKADIQTRVRGKDPFPMAGEYTAEVLTDGLLRFLAEARPDVDLSAHAARFAAGRERRARALAAVGALPLRPPGFCTGCPERPVFTAIKLVERRIGKLHVSTDIGCHSFATFAPFSLGNSILGYGMSLAAAAGVGSFMGRRTLTVMGDGGFWHNGLLSGVSSALFNRADGVLVIMQNGYTSATGAQWLPSSQGNRRDETQTSDIAATLRAVGVKWLRTQRTYGVGAMMRTLTEAFTTREKGLKVVIADGECQLARQRRIRPQQAAALARGERVVRTRYGIDDEVCTGDHSCIRLSGCPSLTIKPSSDPLRTDPVASVNNGCVGCGLCGEVADAAVLCPSFYRADVVQNPTWWDRVKWRLRSAVIGALQGKPAAPATVPAE
- a CDS encoding DTW domain-containing protein — its product is MTAPETAPTPPSGDSDCAGCGKPAALCVCAAMAPVANRVHVLVLRHPQEQDKLLGTAGILTRQLERATLRTGLSWPNLSRALGADADPRRWGALYLGTAKQAPPRGLGPLVAVDGEGAPMAEQSAALEGIDGIVLLDGNWSQAKALWWRNAWLLKCRRFIVNPESPSLYGALRREPRRESVSTLEAGALALAALERRPELVEAMMAPFRLLLRKYRAAGFAPRPPDRRRRRRGA